From one Lotus japonicus ecotype B-129 chromosome 3, LjGifu_v1.2 genomic stretch:
- the LOC130744842 gene encoding uncharacterized protein LOC130744842, with protein sequence MVPAKVSTFLWQLQLDRVATKAGLLSRGFSLPDEGVCGLCVAELESSSHLFLYCKVIWQMWCEVIKREGNCWVMPQSVKDLLLLWPELKVKSDGVLWDMTPFALCWSVWVKRNDMVFNDKGFSAEAVWDMHIARITGWVKAWWHHCPYSASQFVMGIQHISMPKNKKGKSIADGDLAWFIGMVDDSSIWRI encoded by the exons atggTGCCCGCAAAGGTATCGACTTTCTTGTGGCAATTGCAACTGGACCGAGTGGCAACTAAGGCTGGCCTTTTGTCACGAGGTTTCAGCCTTCCAGATGAGGGGGTTTGTGGGTTGTGTGTGGCAGAATTAGAGTCCTCATCTCATCTTTTTCTGTACTGCAAGGTGATATGGCAAATGTGGTGTGAAGTCATAAAGAGAGAAGGCAATTGCTGGGTCATGCCTCAATCAGTAAAGGACCTTTTGCTGTTGTGGCCAGAGCTGAAGGTTAAGTCTGATGGGGTCTTGTGGGATATGACTCCCTTTGCGTTGTGCTGGTCGGTGTGGGTGAAGCGCAATGATATGGTGTTTAATGATAAGGGATTTAGTGCTGAAGCTGTTTGGGATATGCATATTGCTCGTATCACAGGATGGGTGAAAGCTTGGTGGCATCATTGTCCTTACAGTGCAAGTCAATTTGTCATGGGAATCCAGCATATTTCGATGCCTAAAAATAAGAAG GGTAAAAGTATTGCAG ATGGGGATTTAGCATGGTTCATTGGAATGGTCGATGACAGCTCCATATGGAGGATATAA